TTGAAGCATTGAAATTGGGTGAAATAGAAACTGGGCAAGGTTTGAATCAAGAGATGGGTCTAGCAAGACCAGGAGATACACGTTGGGGATCTCACTATAGAACTGTGGTGCATGTTATGGCTTTATATCCTTCCATCAAGAAAGTTCTCTCCAAGATTGGGAAAGAACATAAAGGAGGTGAATCTTTAGGAGCTCGAACTATGCTACAAGTATTTCAATCATTTGAGTTTGTTTTCATGATGCACTTGATGaatgaaatatttggatacacaaATGACTTATGCATTGCTTTGCAAAGAAGAGAGCAAGATATTGTGAATGCAATGGATCTTCTTGAATTCACTAAGGTGGAATTGAGTGTTTTGAGAGAAGATGATGGATGGAATGAATTTAATGGAAAGGTCAATTCTTTTTGTGAGAAACACAAAGTTAAAGTGGTTGATATGGATGGGAAGTACAAGCCTATACAAAGAGATAAGAAGTTCTATAAAAATGCCATTAATTACCACCGGTTTCATGCTGATATGTTTTTGGGTGTCATTGATAGGCAACTTATGGAACTTAATAGCAGATTTGATGAGGTAAACACAGAGTTGCTTAGATGTATGGCATGTTTCAATCCTATCAATTCTTTTGCTGCATTTAATCAAGAGAAGTTGGTAAGACTTGCTGGGTTTTATCCTCATGACTTTGAGTTTGAAGAAATGAACCAACTTCCTTTTCAATTGAATCGATACATTGAAAATATGAAGAGAGATGacaatttcaaaaatttgagaaGTCTAGCAGAGTTGTCTATGATGTTTGTGAAAACACAAATGACTCTACGGTATGATATTGTTTACAAGCTTCTGAAGTTGGTATTAGTTCTTCctgttgcaactgctggtgttgaGAGGGTCTTTTCTTCAATGAACCACATCAAAAGCAAGCTAAGAAATAAGATGGGACAAGAATTCTTGAATGGTTGTTTGGCTACATTTATTGAAAGAGAATTCTTCTTGCAAGCCAAGGATAAAGACATCATCGCTCGTTTTCAAAATATGAAGGATCGAAAACTTGTCTTATAATGTAAGCTTCCTTATCATTTAGATATTTATTATCCTTTATATATTTCAAATATTGGCTCTTACCACTGGCATTGAAGAATTTTATTTTTTGATCAATTTTATGCCCATCTAAAACTTGATTTTGTTTGTTAGATATTATATGTATGATATAAACTTGTTGGTTGTTCCTATGTAATATATTACGGTATTATATATATCAAATAGTTAGACTTTATATGGTATATATACCATTTTTTTTACTTCTATCAATTTTGAATACCCATCCTTGAAATCCTGGGCCCGCCACTGGTGGTGACGTGGATGGATGAAGATTTATTAGGTCTAAGACATGGTACACACCAACGCCTTCGATCAATGAATTGGTTGCTGATCTTGTGACCGTCGATGCGATGCGAAGATTGATGATGAAGATAGGCAAAATAGTCTTTGTGTGCTCGTTGCTTTCGTCTCACGGAGTACTTGGTTTCAGTTGGCTATCATGCAACAAGTGGGAAGAAACGAGAAACGAAGCGCTTATTGTACCCTCCATGCAATGTCACAAAAGATCCAGGACACATCTTAACAACACACACAACACAGGTCGACTGGGCTAGCCACCTCTCTACTCTAAGAGGTGAATCACGTCACGACACACACCATCGCCGCGAGGCAGTGCTACCGCTAccatctcaacaccaggaggtcCGTCCGTCGACGGAAAGCACTTTTAGGCAGAACGTAACGCACAAAAATCGGGCGCCGCTAGATGGGGCACCGGTTCGTCTTCGTAGTACTTACTACTAGTAGGGTTAACGGGGGGGTGGTGGAGTGGACGGTAGTAGAAGACCTACTACGACGACTGCACGCGCATCCTCTTCACGTCGTTCTCCGGCACGTTCGCGTCGGCGCCGTTGCCTCGTGCCGTGCCTCCGCCTGCTTTACGGACCTGCAGACGAACACGGCAAGAATTCATCACACGGATTTTCTTTTTTCTCTGTCTGTCAGTGTTCTCGTACGCGCGCGTGTGTGTGTAACTAACTAGTGCTGCAGTTTAAGCGATTCGCTTCAGAGTTCAGACAACACGCGCGTCAACTGATCGAACTCACGTTCTCGTCAGGGACTATGGCGTATCGTTCTGACGGCGACACCCAAACTTTGGCTGCAGGAAAACAGAGAGACACGTCAGCTAGCTGCCTGCCTCGCAAGAAGCATCTGCGGCCAGCTAAAACTAGCCACTAGAGAGTAGAGAGAGTCAAGCCAAGGTCCGACGACGAACCAGACCTGCGAATGGGGCTGCCGTGGATGACTCCAGCTTCTTGCAGGCAGAACCGTCTGAGCTCAGGGCATCGATCAGCACAGGCGTGTTCCTTCAGGATGATGAGACGTTAGTTGTCAGATCAGATCAGATCAGCACAGGCGTGTTCCTACAAGGGGCGGGGGAAGACATAGACACTGAGAGCTCGCGCGCGGGGTAAGAACCACCTGTCGACTATTTCACCGTTGCCGAGCTGTCCGCTAGTGCCCCTCCCCCAGGAGAAGACATTTTTCTTCTCGGAGAGGGCCAGAGTATGCCTCCATCCGCATGCAACCTGGGAGATTTTCTGCGGCAAACCACATTTTGCTTGAGGAAAAAAGTCGGCATTACGCGCTAGCCCTCCCATATATAAGCACGCCATACCTGATCCTCTGGAAAACTGACTTGTCCGGGGGAGCTGTGGTCGTCGTTGTTGCCGACTCCGACTTGTCCGAACTGGAGGATCAGAATAGGAGAAGCGTTCAGTGTTAAAAAAACCCGCATGGGAAAACAGAATACAGTAGAGATGGAACGCAAGCAAAGCTCTGCATAGCCATGTGCCTAGATTGTACGTAGTTTGAAGTTGTGCCAAGATGTGTCCTTCTTCTGGAGAAGAATGGTGATTTTGCAAGTAAGCAATAGTGTTCGTAGTCGTAGGAACAAGAACAGTGTTCGTctgaactcaagtttacctttttTTTATTTATCGATAAAAAGTAGTACATTGATAGAATTTTGCATGTGCGGTTTGAATTAGACACCAATAATTGGGTACCAAAGCAAGTAGAGGCACACAGAGATGATGATAACGACCTTGTTCCATCCCCATCCGTAAAGCTTTCCCTCTGATGTAAGTGCCATCGTATGCCTCCAGCCGCCTGAAATCTAAATCACAAGAGCTTGCGTATGTAAACCTTCTGTTCCAAGGCTCAAATAGTCAGATAGTAATAAAGACCTGAGGACACGCTGATTTATTCTGACAGGGACATTTTGTCTGGGACTCTCGGCTAAGTAGCATAAGATATATTCCCATTTGTTTGGGGGTTTCCCTAAACTTTTAATGTTAACTTCACTACATATACCAATATGTAAAAAAAAAGATTCTTCAAGCCACCAGTATAAGGTATGTCTATGTCAACCTGTGCATGGAAGTATGGAACCATCATCTTTCTAAATCCTAGCAAAGCGAAAATGAAGTTCTTGAAACCATGTCACGGAATGTTTGTACAAGGTATATTTACCTGGGATATAGTGCTATCTTTCAAAGCTTCTACTTTATGTGGAACTAAATGATCTTCAAAATCACCATGCCCTAGCTGACCATATTTGCTCCAACCATAAGTGTACAGATTACCAGAGTCAGAAACCGTAATTGTATGGCGCCATCCACATGCCACAAGCACCATCTTCTCACCCTACAGAAGGGCAACGTTAGAGTTCAGAAACTTGGAAGTTGGAACAACAGAACAAAGAGTAAAAAAAAGACTATCTATGGGAAGAGGACCTAAATGGCCACATCTTTGTGACAGTTCCGTTAACTTATTTAAAGTGTAAGTAAGATAAAGCTGCAGGGAATACTGAATCTTATTTGACATCTCATTGTTGTTGAGTTATTATTAATGATTAGGGTAAGGAGTGCCCTTTTCACCTACAACTGAACCATAAATCAAATATTTAGACTCTGGTCCGTGCTTGGATGATGGCAGACCAGTGCTAGTGCTTTGCTTTATCAGGATTGGAAAAGGTAAAATGGATGCACTCCATGCTTATGATTTCGAAGAAAATCACCAGCATAAGTTTAGACAAGAACAGAGAGTTCTTCAATCAGCTGAAAGAATTTTATGCATTTGATGGTTTCTATCAGGGCAAAAAGGACTCACCCCTGACACTGTTTTTAACCGAGGGATGTTTCAAGACGACAACATCCAGCGTGATTTTGACTCCCTGCTTTTGCTTGTCAGGTGGATGGTCTGGAAAGAAAGGAACACCTGACTGTTGTTTGGCGGCTCAAGCACCACGCCTACAGAACTAAACACAGCTGATGGTTCTCTTATGAGTACACCTGACTGTTGCTTAGAGCTAGGGTCCTTTTCAGAAAGGTCACAAATGTGCTATGTGTAACATAAATTGCTGTAAACACTGATGTGCGCCCTTAACTCGGTAATCCGGTGATTAGCATTTTGACTTCTGAGGCTTGTACTTCACTCAACTTCTTAATGAAAAACATGTCACAGCAGTAAGTCACAGCTAAACATATGCCCAGCTGACATGTCTCAGAAACCAAGTGAGGAATAAGGAGCTCATTCAGTTTTTGTAATATGTGATTGATTTTCATGCAGTATCAAGTGATGTAGGTGTTAGTAGACTTTCAGATACTTGGATCTGTTGATTCTAAACTGGAAAAAAAAGACAGGCCGGGCCAAATTAGATAATTTACCTCCACAGAAGATACTTTTTCAGGAAGCAAACGGTCATTACGGTCACCAAGACCTAAGTTTCCATATCGACCCCAACCCCATCCGTAGAGGTCACCGTCTTCAGTTACTGCAGCAGTATGTTCGGCACCGGCAGCAATCATTTTCACGCAAACACTCTACAAACGTAGGACCATTAGCACAGGACATTGAACAAACAGTGACAGTTCTGTTCCAGAAGAAACAAGGTGGTATGGGTGACTGGCCAACGTTCACATCACCATTACTGAGGAACATAATGACAGCACATACATGGTATATCTCATGAGTATAGTAGTTTAGCTAATAGAGTGTTGTGAACCAAATCATAGTTATTAAGATGCGCATCAAAAACTTTGACTTGCTACTCATGATTTACAATTTTACATACATGTTTTATGCATAGCATGTTTGCCCTAGTGCAAAATGGTAGTCCTAAAACTTCCCTATCATGATCCAGATCACTCTGTATGAAGATTTCGTTATCCCCTTTGTTACCTCAAAAGCCTGAATCTTTTGTGGGAGCAGCGAGTCTTCAGTGGTTCCAAGGCCTAGCTGTCCGTTTTGGTTACGGCCCCAACTACGATACGAATAAAGGAAGGGATAAGGCTTAGTATATACTCCCAACAAGTTATGCGGAAAACTCAAGAAGACCGACAGAACACAATGATGTGAAACTTGATAGCACTGCTTATAAAAAAATCATGAATAGGCTTAGGGAGTGTTTGTGTTAGTTCAAaatttgttggattatataatctggatagattataatcccaaacaaacacttTAGTATATACTCCCAACAAGTTATAACATGCTCACCTCTGCACTTCTCCGGCCATGGTGACGGCAAGACAATGGCTGTCCCCGCAGGCAATCTGTTTGATCTTGAGCCCCTGCAGCGCCTTGACAGGCTGGGGCGTGAAGACGTCGCTGGAGTTGCCGTGCCCCAGCCTCCCAAAGTCTCCCCAGCCCCAGCTGTAGACCTGCAGCTCGTCCTCGGAGTAGGCGGTGGTGTGGTCGGCGCCGCAGATGACGGACGTGATCGCGGGCGCGTCGAAGCCGCTAAGCACCGTGGGCACGAGCCGGTCCTCCGCGTCGCCGTGGCCGAGCTGCCCGTCCTCGCCCCTGCCCCACGAGCACAGGACATTGCCCGCTGGCAAGCAGACACACAAAAGAAAAGCAAGGGGGGGCGGCCACTTGTCAGCGAAAAGCGCAAGCAAGCAACAAGTGACGGTCGTGCTCGACGGAATGCCTAGTCTAGGCGGCATGGCTTACTGAGGAGCGCGACGGAGTGGCTGGCGCCGGCAGAGACGAGCACGACAGTCTGCGGCGGCGAGTCGGGGGCGGCCATGACCGAGTCCATCTCTTCGACCAGGCGGCGGGCCGCGGCGTCCAGGCTAGTCCAGTGACCACCGCGAGGAACGGGAGCTAGCACCGGGGCGCTGGCGGCAGCCAATCCAGCAATCGCGGCGGCGAGCGGGGAGCGGAGGCG
This portion of the Zea mays cultivar B73 chromosome 2, Zm-B73-REFERENCE-NAM-5.0, whole genome shotgun sequence genome encodes:
- the LOC100273233 gene encoding putative regulator of chromosome condensation (RCC1) family protein, with the protein product MDSVMAAPDSPPQTVVLVSAGASHSVALLTGNVLCSWGRGEDGQLGHGDAEDRLVPTVLSGFDAPAITSVICGADHTTAYSEDELQVYSWGWGDFGRLGHGNSSDVFTPQPVKALQGLKIKQIACGDSHCLAVTMAGEVQSWGRNQNGQLGLGTTEDSLLPQKIQAFESVCVKMIAAGAEHTAAVTEDGDLYGWGWGRYGNLGLGDRNDRLLPEKVSSVEGEKMVLVACGWRHTITVSDSGNLYTYGWSKYGQLGHGDFEDHLVPHKVEALKDSTISQISGGWRHTMALTSEGKLYGWGWNKFGQVGVGNNDDHSSPGQVSFPEDQKISQVACGWRHTLALSEKKNVFSWGRGTSGQLGNGEIVDRNTPVLIDALSSDGSACKKLESSTAAPFAAKVWVSPSERYAIVPDENVRKAGGGTARGNGADANVPENDVKRMRVQSS
- the LOC100273233 gene encoding putative regulator of chromosome condensation (RCC1) family protein isoform X1 — encoded protein: MDSVMAAPDSPPQTVVLVSAGASHSVALLTGNVLCSWGRGEDGQLGHGDAEDRLVPTVLSGFDAPAITSVICGADHTTAYSEDELQVYSWGWGDFGRLGHGNSSDVFTPQPVKALQGLKIKQIACGDSHCLAVTMAGEVQSWGRNQNGQLGLGTTEDSLLPQKIQAFESVCVKMIAAGAEHTAAVTEDGDLYGWGWGRYGNLGLGDRNDRLLPEKVSSVEGEKMVLVACGWRHTITVSDSGNLYTYGWSKYGQLGHGDFEDHLVPHKVEALKDSTISQISGGWRHTMALTSEGKLYGWGWNKFGQVGVGNNDDHSSPGQVSFPEDQKISQVACGWRHTLALSEKKNVFSWGRGTSGQLGNGEIVDRNTPVLIDALSSDGSACKKLESSTAAPFAAKVWVSPSERYAIVPDENVSSIS